CAGTCCTTGCAGCACTGCAGCTCGAAGCGCCCTTCGGCGGCGGCGGCCGTCATGCCCAGGGCCACGCGGCCGCGCGCCCAGGGCGGCAGGTTCATCTGCCGCGTGCGCAGGACCGGGTTCTTGCGCTTCGGCTTCATCAAGGGCATCGTCATTGGGAACTCCCGAGCAGCACGGCGCCCGTGCACAGGCAGCGGTCGTAGGTAACCATGCCGAAGCCGGTGACGAGCCCCAGCTTCGCGTCCTTCACCGCGCGGTCACCGGCTTCACCGGTCAATTGCCGGATGGTCTCGGTCATGCCGAGGAAGCCGCCGGCCGCGCCGGCCTGGCCCACCGAGAGCTGGCCGCCGCTGGTGTTGTTGGGGAAGTTGCCGGCGAAGCTGGTGTCGTGCGAGCGCACGAAATCCGGTCCTTCGCCCTTGGCGCAGAAGCCCAGGTCCTCGAACTGGATCATCACGATGACCGGGTAGTCGTCGTAGGTCTGCACGAAGTCCACGTCGGCCGGCTTGGCCGCGGCCTGCGCGTAGAGGTCGTCGCGGTCCATGCGCCAGCCGCCCTGCACCATGATCGGGTCCTCGGCGAAGGCGTTGTGCCGCTCGATGGCGCCACGCAGCAGCACGTGCTTCAGGCCCAGCTCGCGCGCCTTCTCCTCGCGCATGACGAGGAAGGCCTCGGCGCCGGCGCAAGGCATGACGCAATCGAACAAGTGGATCGGGTCGGAGATCACCCGCGCGCCCATGTACTCGTCCAGGGTCAGCGGCTTCTTGAACAGCGCGTTCGGGTTGCGCAGCGCATTGGTGCGCTGGTCCACCGCGATGCGGCCGAAGTCCTCGCGCCGCGCGCCATAGGTGCGCATGTAGTTCGCCGTGATCATGGCGAAGATCGAGTTCGGGCCGCCCGAGCCGTAGGGATAGGACGCGTCGCGCGCGAAGTTGCTGAAGGAGCCCAGCGTCTGGCGGAACGAGTCCACGTGGTTGGTGTCGGCGGACACGCAGGCCACGATGTCGGCGTCGCCTGCCTGCACGGCCCGCGCCGCACGCCGCAGCGACATCACGC
The sequence above is a segment of the Ramlibacter agri genome. Coding sequences within it:
- a CDS encoding thiolase family protein; its protein translation is MARRMSYEGVAVAVPVTVPYVRYSTHNAHWFIGQALQQLVLQSGIAKEQIDGLTISSFSLSPDTAVGVTQHMGVSPRWLDHIPTGGASGVMSLRRAARAVQAGDADIVACVSADTNHVDSFRQTLGSFSNFARDASYPYGSGGPNSIFAMITANYMRTYGARREDFGRIAVDQRTNALRNPNALFKKPLTLDEYMGARVISDPIHLFDCVMPCAGAEAFLVMREEKARELGLKHVLLRGAIERHNAFAEDPIMVQGGWRMDRDDLYAQAAAKPADVDFVQTYDDYPVIVMIQFEDLGFCAKGEGPDFVRSHDTSFAGNFPNNTSGGQLSVGQAGAAGGFLGMTETIRQLTGEAGDRAVKDAKLGLVTGFGMVTYDRCLCTGAVLLGSSQ